The stretch of DNA CACATGCTTAAATCGTTCAGTGACTCACATAATATGCTCATATTCAACAATGCTGATTAGCATTAGGATTTGTGTTTGgattaaaacaaacattgtGGCCTTCGTGATGACAAGACCAGACAGAACGTTTATAAACTCAGTCCAAGTTGCAAAACATTAGGGGTGAAGTGTTTCCTGTTCAGTGTTCGTAACGGGCTACACGTCTGTTTTATGAATGTATGATTTGTTATGTAGTTATTTTAGCAGGATTTATATACAGCGTTCATCTCCACAGTAGCTGGACTCAACGTTTCCCTGCTCCTTTACGACATATTGCTCCTGGCTCTGAGCCGAGCTGTCGCCAGCTTGTCATCTGACTACCGCTGCTTTTGTACCATTAGAAATTGTAGTGTTTGTAACTTGATCTGTCTCTCgtaggaggaggagatgttTCGACCCAACATGttcttcctcctgcttctgcctCCAATCATCTTTGAATCTGGATACTCTTTACACAAGGTGTGGAAAAAATGTGTCACATTCTTATAAACCGACTCGTTTAGGGACGAAGAATAAACGGGAACCAAATCAGCCTCAACGTCTGCTTTCACCTTTGGCATTAAGGCACCAAAGCAGAAGCACGTCGTCTCTGTCACTTCAGTTTTAGCGTTTCATCCTGTCCTCATTCATACAATATTTTTCACATCATACGACTAAAGTTTAAAGAAATCggcaaatgtaaaaaaaaagttcctcTTAAAATGCATTGTTCTCATAGTTTTCTTTTCGTTGGTCCAGCATTATAAAAGGCGGTAGTTCTAGTTCCACTGTGTTATCACTAATATCTTCTCTGTGCTGACCTTCGTTTCAGTTCAATGTCAGCTCGTCATTTAGCACAAATGTCATTCTTTACAGTCCATGAATTCCTaagctgtgtgtctgtatatGTTTAGGGAAACTTCTTCCAAAACATTGGCTCCATCACCCTCTTTGCTGTGATTGGCACCGCTATCTCTGCCTTCATAGTTGGAGGAGGGATCTACTTCCTGGGACAGGTGAGTTTTTTTATAGCTGTACTCATAACAACAGGGTTGATGTGTAAACATCTGtataaaatgagtttttgtttttctcaggcTGATGTGATCTATAAGATGACCATGACGGACAGGTAGGTGCTTTAACTGCTGTAGATCTGTGTTAAAACCTTTACGgctccagacagacagattgtCTCGCCGCCAGAGATGAATGACTCATTTGCTGCATGCTACTCCACCCCCATGTGTGGTTTTTCAAGACAGGCTTGTGGTCACTGTGCAGCAGGTGCTGTTGTTCAGCAGCATTAGTGGATTCAAAGACAGTTTTGCCTGTGTAACAGATTTTACTGACATTTAGGGGGAAGTTGGGAAAGTCCTAAGTGATTTTCTGTTTGCAACTGTATCTGCACATGCCCTCCTACAGATTCACGCAGCTCCAGCTTTGTACCGTAAATGTAAAtgacaatgtactgtatgtgaatgatccattttactgtattttcctgttgctgctcatgTTCACGTTTCCTCTCATTTCTCTCCCTTCCCTCCTGCTGTAGCTTTGCTTTCGGCTCCTTGATCTCAGCTGTGGACCCCGTAGCTACAATCGCCATTTTTAACGCCCTGAATGTGGACCCAGTCCTCAACATGCTGGTGTTTGGTGAAAGCATCCTTAATGACGCCGTCTCCATCGTCCTCACCAAGTAACAgtctccttctgcttcctcaCAATGTATTTATATCAAGATGTCAAAGCCTTTAACTGTACGTCATCTTAGAAACCAGCTTGTCAGTGATGAGGGACTCTTGCAGCTTTCTAAGCATGTCACAAAACCCGCTCTAGTTATCGGAGACGATCTATTTAGAGTTTCAGTGTCTTAGAAGTGTTTGGCAAGACTGTTCTGTGTCAACAGACAGGTGgctccacacaaacagaatCCTGACAGACAAGTTTGTTGGAAGTGGAGCGTTGCTGTGACACCTTTGTTGGTTCACGTCCTTGTCTTCCTACAGTATATGTCGCCTCTGTCCACACTTTATTTCTCTCCTACTTACAACCTGATAAATTTGCTAAGTGATCTCAAGtgtctgtgtacagtaaatgaacgCATGAATAATAGATAGGATGAACAGCCTAGGCAGTTTGCTTGCTATTGGAACCTCAGAGCGGCTTTAGTAGAAGGTACTGCTTGGTTTGGCCCTGTCTTTGATTGCAGTGTTAAAGGCATTAGCTACATCTTTGCCTGGGAGAAAGGTAATGAGTATTGAAAATGCATTATCAATTATTTTTTCTGCCTGTTTATCAGGATGATGGTACAGTAATTATAAATTGGATTTAAATCGTACCAGCCACCATTCTATTTAATGCAAACGACAAATTTAAAAATATCTGTGACCAGACAAAAGTGTTAGAATTTTAGGAACAAGACATTTAAATATAGGGGCCAGGATATATatgggaacaaaacaaaaagaaaaacgacTGGGCTACAAGTATAAAATCAGGACAGCCAAGGCAAACAGCCacagctacagcaacagcaCAATCTTTGTGACAGCAGTgaagaaaactgaaataaatcagCAATCAGCAGCCGGTCCCATGTCAAAATAATGGAAAGGCCCGGCTGAAGGCAGCCAAACCACACTCACGTGTGACGCATGCCGGGTGTGGGTCGTCTCATTCTCTGAGGCCTTTAAGGAAGAAAAAATGTGTTGGTGATTTAggacaagaaaataacaaaaagatACTTTTATAGCTTGGTTTGATACATATCATAGTTGATGTGGAGTAAATGCTTGTCTTGGTTTATTGTAGTGGTTCCATATGTCAATAAATGTCATGTCTGAATAACACACATTCAGATAAGATGGAcctcatattattattattattactcccATCAGACCACAGGCCGACAATGTCCAACCAACCTCCTAATGGTTCATCTACAGTTTGACACCTTCAGAGGTGGAgtgctgctgccccctgctgccgGGAAGGAGAATGGCAATAGAAGCTAAAGCAGCAATAATGATAATGTagctttgtgctgttgttttctttcgTCTTGTAGCACCGCTGAGGGCTTCTTTTCCCGCTCAGACAACTCCGTGGTTACAGGCTGGGAGACGTTTCTGCAGGCTTTGGGTTACTTccttaaaatgttttttggcTCCGCTGCTCTGGGAACGCTCACCGGGCTCATCTCGGCTCTCGTATCCACACCGGTTCTGCTCATGTGTCTGATAGATAGATGTGGCTGGACTCTGTTTTACGTTTTAAATCCTTAACTCAGCGGCCAGTTTCTCAAACACTTTGACCTGAGAAAGACGCCGTCCCTGGAGTTTGGGATGATGATCATCTTCGCGTACCTGCCCTACGGCCTGGCAGAGGGCATCAAACTGTCCGGTGGGTGCAGACGTGCACGTTGACATAGTTGTGTATGGGACGTTTTAACGCCATGCTTTCTCCCAACAGGTATCATGTCGATCCTGTTTGCTGGAATTGCGATGTCGCACTACACACATCACAACCTGTCGCCCGTCACCCAGATCCTCATGCAGCAGACGCTGCGAACGGTGGCCTTCATGTGTGGTCAGTCGGTTGCTTCAGATTCTCCCAGTCAGATGCTTGTGCACCGTTTCTAACGAGTTCTCATTTGTAATCTTTACCcagaaacgtgtgtgtttgccttcctTGGACTCTCCATCTTCAGTTTCCCGCATAAATTTGAAATATCCTTTGTCATCTGGTGCATAGTAAGTGTTGGAACTTATTCTACCGATGACGTTCTGATTTCTCTGACATCCTCAGGTCCTAACCGTGTGCTATTCCCCCTGCAGGTCTTGGTTCTTCTTGGTCGAGCGGTGAACATCTTCCCTTTGTCATTTCTGCTGAACTTCTTCAGAGACCACAAGATCACGCCCAAGATGATGTTCATCATGTGGTTTAGTGGTGAGCTGTGAGCTTCTTGTTATTAGTGTTCAACCTGGGGTTTGACAACAGCTAGAAATGAAACATTTAGACCAGTCTGTGATGAATGTTTTGTCCTATTAGATTTTGCTCAAATGTAGCTTTGTTTAGTACCAGTGAGGTTAAAATCTTTCATGTAACTGCTTCACCTCCCCTGACAGGTTTGCGAGGAGCTATTCCCTACGCGTTGAGCCTTCATTTGGGCCTGGAGCCCATCGAGAAGCGCCAGCTGATTGgtaccaccaccatca from Betta splendens chromosome 7, fBetSpl5.4, whole genome shotgun sequence encodes:
- the slc9a8 gene encoding sodium/hydrogen exchanger 8 isoform X2, translating into MRDDIRIVLWLSLLLLLLNPCVLQRVGQENSSAERNDKVAQEIPSEDQAKLIKHDTEDGSDLVVSNTEAHLVSKSNDTDNNSNDTLHATTPTVKPTTPAPPTPKPILPVQTGVKAQEEEQSSGMTIFFSLLVIGICIILVHLLIKFKLHFLPESVAVVSLGILMGGFIKIIEFQELANWKEEEMFRPNMFFLLLLPPIIFESGYSLHKGNFFQNIGSITLFAVIGTAISAFIVGGGIYFLGQADVIYKMTMTDSFAFGSLISAVDPVATIAIFNALNVDPVLNMLVFGESILNDAVSIVLTNTAEGFFSRSDNSVVTGWETFLQALGYFLKMFFGSAALGTLTGLISALFLKHFDLRKTPSLEFGMMIIFAYLPYGLAEGIKLSGIMSILFAGIAMSHYTHHNLSPVTQILMQQTLRTVAFMCETCVFAFLGLSIFSFPHKFEISFVIWCIVLVLLGRAVNIFPLSFLLNFFRDHKITPKMMFIMWFSGLRGAIPYALSLHLGLEPIEKRQLIGTTTIIIVLFTILLLGGGTMPLIRIMDIEESQSRRKNKKDINLSKTQKMGNAIESEHLSELTEEEYEAHIYQRQDLKGFMWLDAKYLNPFFTRRLTQEDLLHGRIQMKTLTNKWYEEVRQGPSGSEDEEDEAELL
- the slc9a8 gene encoding sodium/hydrogen exchanger 8 isoform X1 gives rise to the protein MRDDIRIVLWLSLLLLLLNPCVLQRVGQENSSAERNDKVAQEIPSEDQAKLIKHDTEDGSDLVVSNTEAHLVSKSNDTDNNSNDTLHATTPTVKPTTPAPPTPKPILPVQTGVKAQEEEQSSGMTIFFSLLVIGICIILVHLLIKFKLHFLPESVAVVSLGILMGGFIKIIEFQELANWKEEEMFRPNMFFLLLLPPIIFESGYSLHKGNFFQNIGSITLFAVIGTAISAFIVGGGIYFLGQVSFFIAVLITTGLMCKHLYKMSFCFSQADVIYKMTMTDSFAFGSLISAVDPVATIAIFNALNVDPVLNMLVFGESILNDAVSIVLTNTAEGFFSRSDNSVVTGWETFLQALGYFLKMFFGSAALGTLTGLISALFLKHFDLRKTPSLEFGMMIIFAYLPYGLAEGIKLSGIMSILFAGIAMSHYTHHNLSPVTQILMQQTLRTVAFMCETCVFAFLGLSIFSFPHKFEISFVIWCIVLVLLGRAVNIFPLSFLLNFFRDHKITPKMMFIMWFSGLRGAIPYALSLHLGLEPIEKRQLIGTTTIIIVLFTILLLGGGTMPLIRIMDIEESQSRRKNKKDINLSKTQKMGNAIESEHLSELTEEEYEAHIYQRQDLKGFMWLDAKYLNPFFTRRLTQEDLLHGRIQMKTLTNKWYEEVRQGPSGSEDEEDEAELL